The sequence ATATACTTGTTGACTTAGATTTTGTTGTCACTCTCAGTGCAtgttttgaatttgcaaggtaatttcttcttttggttagattctttTTTGTTTGGTAGTCCATTTTTCTATACTCTGGTTATTTCTCGGTTTAGTGTACTTCCAAGGTTGCTACTTTGTGTCTTTtgttgtaggttaaaagggttttagttTGCTTTTTTCTATTTGCAGCTATTTAGTCATTTGAGTTTAttactttgttttaatcttttcgTGCCTGGTTATCTACACCAATGCAGACTCTTTTATTGGGCTTGTTTATGAGGTTGTTGGCGTTAATGGGTTTACATTGCCAGGTActtgtttattttattattaaatttttcaaCATTTGTAATGCACTATTTGATACAATCCTTATTTTTGCATATGCTTTGCTTGCAGGATTCTTACTTTTGTTGTGTTATTTAAATCTTTGTGAACATGATTACTTTAAGTCTGCATTGTCTCTGGTCACTTTCTTAGGTATTTAGATTTTGACCATTCTATTACTAATGAAATTCTACCTTACGTTATATTTTTTCCCGTTTGTTGGTTGGATCCATGAAATGTAATTTCTTTCGTTGTTGTCAAGAATGTTTGCCTATGCCCATCTCCATGCATGTGGTCTGTTTCTCAAACAATGCTGTCTATAATGATTTTGTACCCAAGTCTGTGCATGACTGTCAATGTTCTTTATGTGTGCAAATATTAAGAAATTGTTAGAGtaccaatatatgtatatatgtgtgtgtgtgtgtgtgtgtgtgtgtgtgtgtgcatatatatatatatttctcgaTGCAAGACTACACTGTAGTGTGAATGCAACAcaaactatacatatatatatatatatatatatatatatatatatatatatatatatatatatatatatatatatatatatatatatatatatatatatatatatatatatatatatatatatatatatatatatatatatatatatatatatatatatatatatatatatatatatatttagaacaCATTTAAGTACTGTTATATGTATATGtccatacacatatgtacatatatatacatacatgtatgtgtaggAATCTATGTGTGTATATCAATACACAcatgtacgcatatatatatatatatatatatatatatatatatatatatatatatatatatatatatatatatatatatatatatatatatatatatatatatgcatgtatgtacatatagacatgtgcgtatgtatatgtacatagagTACTGTATGTTGTAGTCTGAGAATTTTTACAGTGTAAAACACATGATCTACATATATATACCATTTTATCAATTTATCTTACTGATTAAAACCCTTCATGTGCACAGAGCAATAAATACTCACAGCTAAAacaaaacctaagactaaatgaAAAATTACAGAGCAAAATACTTACAATAAAACAACCTTGAAAGCAGAGGAAAGGGGAAAATAAGCAAACCATACAAAAAATGCACTACAAAACAAATAAGAGTTTAAATTAAACCCAAGCTTACCtttcaaattcaaaccattcatggcGTCAAGCTCACAAACAAACCATAGGAGCCAAATGAAATAGGTTGCTGGTTAGATCCCTAAAATCTAATTTCATTTGCTCTTGTCAAGAATGTTTTCCTGTGGTCATCTCCATGCATGTGCTATATATATGTGCATacgcatatgtacatatatacatacatgcatgtgtaggcatctatacatgtatatcaatacacacatgtccgcatatatatatgcatatatgtacataaagacatgtgtgtatgtatatgtacatagtaTACTCTATGTTGTAGTCTGAAAGTAGTCacatccacaaatagttaaataacataaacaaagcagCAACCCTGCAAGCACATGGAACAAGAAAAAACAAGTCTATAAACGAAAATGCAATAcacaataaaaatttatttaaaaaaaatagaacctaACACTATCACtatcaaatttcaacaatggataCAAGTTTGAAAGCAACAAAGGACATCAACACTGTAATTGAAAGTATGTTGCAAGAAAGCAAAAAGCTAAAGAGTAACCTCAGAAAGATAATTGCCCACTACGAACATAAATCCTCTACATCTTCTAGTGCTATAACAACCATAGATCATATTGAAGTAGCACCTTTCCCAATACCAACTACTGAACAGTTAGTTGATCCAAtggttattttcacattgggagacaAAGTATTTAAATGGAGTGATAACGAGCTTGGATGGGTTGCTTGGGTTGATGCTATGTTGTTTTGATTATTCAATCTTTGGAACGTTACATTCTTTTTTTGGTTAACATTCAAAACAGACAGAGGCATCCCATATTTTCAAAGATCTTTGATTAGATAAAGTCATATTTTGTTAATATACTCTCAAACATATAAATCATTATATCATATTCAATGTTTTCCAAGCTTATGAGCATATGACCAATTATCGCTTTCAATGCATGTttcaatcacattatgatcaatTCCTTACCATATGGAAAAAATAGCAAAACTGTAACAACGTTAGTCTATGGTCACTTAATTTTACACTacttgtgcatatatacctttgaTGAGCTTGCATCATGTTGTGATTGCATTCTGATATAAGAACTACAATTCATCATGcttataatttacttttaattctcaaaaggtatatatgcacaatgACATCTTCAGCAGCTACCTCTGAACCCATAGAACACTCCACTATTGATAATTTGGTAAGCTATATTATGAAAACTTTTCAATATAGAAAGCTTTTATGCTCTTCTTTTGAACAGTTCATTGGTCTTTTCCATTCCATCCTTTTCATTATCGCATGCATACTTTTTGGATGGCATattacaaaactatatacatacTGTATACATAACATAGCTTGATTACATCATTTACTAAGACATGCTTTACATTAACAAGTAAGGAAATATATGAGCTGGTTGCCGTTAAAATTAAATCCTCTATActcatattattttttgtaggcaAAAAACCAAGTTTATGTCCTTACCccttttgcaattcaatctatcaatgctaGGGATGACCTTCCTTCAGCATTGCTGCAAGTCTTGTCATTTCAGAAAATGCAGAACAACAAAGATGATACTGACAGACATAAATTAGTCTGATTtgatggcacatacatgcagtTGGCAATCTTGCCTTCTAAATATGCTACTCTCATACTTTCAGACATTCTAAAAATAGGGACAATAGTCCAGTTATCGAGCTATACATGCCgatacatatggaacacaaggtaggaaatcaACTATGATTATTAAATACAATACGTTTCATCTTATTTAAATTTCGTTTATGTATAATGAGCAGTAATTTAAGAAGAAGTATTTTGTTTCCATAGGACTATTGTAATACTTAGTCTGGAAGTCAAACAAATTGATTGCCCATTCTTTGGTAAACTAGAATATCtattcaaagaacaacaaccagcAATTATGTCTGATGATAGACCATCAATATTTAAACGCTCTCTTCAGTTTGCAACTGAATTGCCATCCCCACAAACAACAACTTCTCCAAATATAAGCCctatcaaaactttgaatccaTGCCAAAATAAATAGACTATCAAAGGGAGAGTCACTCAGAAATGGCCTATTAAGGCATATAGCACAGCGACCAAAAATGGCCATGTCTTTAGCTTTGACATTGTCGATTGTGATGGTTCTGAAATTAGAATTACATGTTTTGATGAGATAGCTAAGTTACACTCTAACCGTGTGGACATAGGTtcacattatattatttcaaaagGATCTGTTAAGGAGGCAAACGCaaggtacaacaaactaaacaaccaTCTAGAAATCACGTTGTctgatacatccatactaaaatgCTGCACCAATGAAGAACaaccagatcaacaaactcctcctTTCACACCCATTAGTGAATTGTTTCATCTAACAAATAACACGTTGGTTGACATAATTGGTCTTGTTCTATAGAGATATCATTCCTATACACAGGAAAGATGGTAGTCAAATACAAAAATGTGTGGTGAAAATTAATGATCTCTTTGgttcaacaattgacatcaacttaTGGGGTCCAATGGCAGAATAAAAGGGCCTGGAATTGAAAAATATGTTGACCAAGGATAGTATGCTTATCCTTGCTTTACGTAATGCTCGTGTTGGCTATTTCAATGGGAAGCTTATAAACATAATAGCTGCAacaacattacatatcaacccaAATTTTCCAGAAGTAGAGCTTCTAACATTAAGAGGAAAGGACCCTTTGCTTGCTGTACCTTTTGTTGCACAAACTATCCACATAGATGGCAGATATACTAGAATGACAATATCTTCAATCCGTGAGGGGATGAGCATCAGACCAGAAACAATTCAGACAACATTGCTAGCTGTTCTGCGCTTTGTGAACGTCAATGACAAAAAATTCTATTATGCAGCTTGCCCACTAATAGTGAATGAAAGGCCTTGCAAGAAAAAGTGTACACATCACGCTAATGACTCTTGGTTTTTCTCTAGATGTCAAATGACTATGCAAGACTGCAATTATAGTTACCTCTTGCCTCTAAAGTTGCAAGATGCCATAGGTACTCTATGGGCCACTGCATTTGATGAGGGTGGcattcacttgctacacaaaactgcAAAACAACTCTATGCACTCCAAAATGATGGAACAACAATAGAAACACCTTCCTCAGTGATCAAGAGAGCACTGTCATTTTACTATTCATTCACACTGCTGGTTTCTACTGAGACATATAAttcagaaatgaagatgaaagtcAAAGTCAATAAAGTTGCTCCTGTTGAATTCAAGGCTGAGTGCCATGCATTACTTGCAAAAATTGGTTGCCTAAGTACAAAGAGTTAAAATTATAACGCATCTTTTCTAATTATTAAACTTTCCAGTTTACAATACAATTATACTATTACTTAATTTTCGTGTTTAGTACTTTTACATATACAAACAAGCATGTTTTACACGGAAAAGGGTGcttctataaatatctatatggACATTTCTTACATCTACCAATTATCTGTTTGAAAGCTTTTCCTCTTGACATTAGTTATTTTCAGTCATAGTCTTTACTTTTATATGTGTTGACAGTATGTTGTTTGCTAATAATCTAGACATATATGCACGTATATTGTTCTTTTTCTGGTCTTATACCTATCTGTTTAACAATACAATACATAACTATATATAAGTATTCATAGTTATAGTATTTTGGATATATACATGtacttatatatgtgcatatgttcatatacaaaaccttgaatttttaaattatgtgtatatgtatacatacatctgtatgtatcagAATTTACTATAGTtgtgcatacctatattacaatCATGCTTTTAAAATCTATATGGACATTTCTTACATCTACCAATTATTTGTTTGAAAGGTTTTCCTCTTGACATTAGTTATTTTCAGTCATAGTCTTTAATTTTAAATGTGTTGACAGTATGTTGGTTGCACATAAACTAGACATATATGCACGTATCTTGCTCTTTTTCTGGTCTTATACCTATTTGTTTAACAATACAATACATAACTATATATAAGTATTCATAGTTATAGTATTTTGGATATATACATGtacttatatatgtgcatatgttcatatacaaaacctTAAATTTTTgaactatatgtatatgtacatgtgtatatgtatacatacatctatatgtatCAAAATTTACTATAGTTTTGCATACCTATATTACAATCATGCTTTTAAAATCGTGAAACATAAAAAAATACTATATCTATACATAGCTATATGACAATGCTACCTTTTGTAAAACCAACTTACTAGCAGCAACATATTTATGCAGTTCAGCACTAGACAGTCAATTTATGGCTTTCGACAACCCATATATTTCAAGTAAAGTTGTACATATAAGTTGAGCCAACAAGAGAAACAAAACAACATAACATATAATTACACATACAAATAATCACAACAAAAGCAGTTTACATACAGAACAAATCCTCTGAAATCACATAAGCATACATAAAGCAATTTTCAATTCTTATACATTCTTTATACATGCTTCAAAGTTAACTACCTTCAattatgaaaattttgacatagctCTGCTCTCTTtaaaatattagatatctatcTAGCCTTGCCCTCAAGAAATTGATGCTATCAAATAAAGGAGAAGCGAGACCAATAGAACTTATTATGCAAAGAGCAGAGCTGATATCTCCAAGAAATGACAACTGAAGCATCATGCACTTCATAGACCTTCTAATAACCCAGGATAGTTATTAGAAACAACAGACACTGATCTTGAGCAAATTAATCTCTTTCAAACATTTTCTACTGCTCCTAAACTTGGTATGAAGGCTGCTTCATTTCAAAATACATTGTCTAATTTCCGCAAAAAATattgatatgttggaggtcacaCAGCCATGTTTTGTTTGCAAAGAAAAATATGTGGGCATGACTATTAAAAATATCAATCATGTAGTTGTGTGCATGAGATGTTATGGTGAAAAAGGCCTCCACCCCTTCTCATTATCGAACAATATGGACCCAAGTGAGAAACCTTCTATTTTAAAGTCTCTCTCTCaggtagaagaaatgctcatatcaagaattgcacctgttttacaagtaacacatgcaaggggaggccaatacaaatattctggccatacaataaacttcccacaagatatttctAATATTGCAATAACATTGCCTCGACATATTAACCAATTAGAAATTCTAATTGTCCGTAGAACAAATTCCCAAGGTTTAACTTATGACTGTTACATGAATAGATTTCATGTCatgaatgcattggcttacaaaatcaaagatgatcaatactacaaggatgtagtcattgatcCAGATGCAGTGCCTCTATTGCTAGAGCAAACCACTGACATTACAGAGCTACTGCATTCAGTACATTCCCCGCAAGATGTTGTTGAAGATGCCTCTACTGAACCAGCTATTGACATCGAAGAACAAATCAAGGAGAATAGTTCCTCATTTGTCCCACAACTACCATCATCAATACCAGAACTTGATGCAATAAAAAACATCCTCCATCTAGATAAAACCATCGACAACGTTATTCCTTGGCCAAAAATTAGTGCAtcacctatcaatgagtacaatactGAGGGCTTcctttccatggcattcccaaCACTTTTCCCTAGTGGAATAgctttaccactacaacaaagagAAAACCAAGTGCATTTAGATGAATATGCTTTACACTTGATCAAATACTATGATCAAAGATTTGGGAAACATGTTCGCTTaagatattatatctacaatctcaTGATGAGACATCGATTCCAACAATCAGCTTCTGTCTTCATAAAGACTAATCTGCAAGATAATCTTCCCCACAATCTATATGGCCTAAAGGAATACTTACAAAACATGCCATCAAGTGAATTACCAAACCATATCATGCGATATGCAACGTCATTGCGTGGTACATGGGATTTTTGGAGCAAGTCCCGACGTGANNNNNNNNNNNNNNNNNNNNNNNNNNNNNNNNNNNNNNNNNNNNNNNNNNNNNNNNNNNNNNNNNNNNNNNNNNNNNNNNNNNNNNNNNNNNNNNNNNNNNNNNNNNNNNNNNNNNNNNNNNNNNNNNNNNNNNNNNNNNNNNNNNNNNNNNNNNNNNNNNNNNNNNNNNNNNNNNNNNNNNNNNNNNNNNNNNNNNNNNNNNNNNNNNNNNNNNNNNNNNNNNNNNNNNNNNNNNNNNNNNNNNNNNNNNNNNNNNNNNNNNNNNNNNNNNNNNNNNNNNNNNNNNNNNNNNNNNNNNNNNNNNNNNNNNNNNNNNNNNNNNNNNNNNNNNNNNNNNNNNNNNNNNNNNNNNNNNNNNNNNNNNNNNNNNNNNNNNNNNNNNNNNNNNNNNNNNNNNNNNNNNNNNNNNNNNNNNNNNNNNNNNNNNNNNNNNNNNNNNNNNNNNNNNNNNNNNNNNNNNNNNNNNNNNNNNNNNNNNNNNNNNNNNNNNNNNNNNNNNACAATCAAACTAAACAAATACCAATAcaaattatttctttttaaaatgaaatattttcgaatttcatcaatattttttataatatttctaGCTTTTGAACGTAGTTTATTTATGCCTGacatattttacaaaaatgaatataTAAACACATGACtgacaaatattttgaaatataaaatataaaaaaatgataaataatattaataaaacgGATAAATACTATAAGATTTGTATTATATTCCGGTTCAAAATCAAGAATCATTTTAGTTGGTTTTCATACTAAATATATGATTCAAATTCCAAAATTTGAAAACTCAAAAAAGTGTATCAAACTCGAAACTATCATTCAAATATATTATGCAGCTTTAAAACCTCTTCCTCCTCTTCAGGACTATAGTCATTTTCTATGTTATATTTTTGGCGAATCATTTGTTGGTCTTTACATGCTGCAATGTCCTCAGCCACAATCTGGTATGATAAATCAAGAAGACTCTGAATGTGAAGGAAATTTGCTGCCTGCACAGAACAATTTTTGAATAAATCATGTGAGGAGAAAAAAGCAGCAAATAACGCAGCTAAGGTTTAAGATAGCAATGCTTTTTGTTTTTCATGAGAACCAGTAAAACAATGAAACATACGATCATCAACTGGAAGAGAGTGTCTTTATCATCAGCTACCAACTCCCTAACCCGTTTCTTCAAATCCGCAGTTGGTTCGCTTGTATCCGACTTTTGGGCTTCAACATGGTATTTGCCGTATTCGATAATAAGATTAAAAATTCTA is a genomic window of Cryptomeria japonica chromosome 7, Sugi_1.0, whole genome shotgun sequence containing:
- the LOC131054493 gene encoding SKP1-like protein 1B; amino-acid sequence: MEGKVILSSSDGQVFEVDMKVAMISQTLSNMLKDTEDTGSETAPIKLANVSSRIFNLIIEYGKYHVEAQKSDTSEPTADLKKRVRELVADDKDTLFQLMIAANFLHIQSLLDLSYQIVAEDIAACKDQQMIRQKYNIENDYSPEEEEEVLKLHNIFE
- the LOC131856640 gene encoding replication protein A 70 kDa DNA-binding subunit A-like, whose product is MLILALRNARVGYFNGKLINIIAATTLHINPNFPEVELLTLRGKDPLLAVPFVAQTIHIDGRYTRMTISSIREGMSIRPETIQTTLLAVLRFVNVNDKKFYYAACPLIVNERPCKKKCTHHANDSWFFSRCQMTMQDCNYSYLLPLKLQDAIGTLWATAFDEGGIHLLHKTAKQLYALQNDGTTIETPSSVIKRALSFYYSFTLLVSTETYNSEMKMKVKVNKVAPVEFKAECHALLAKIGCLSTKS